The genomic DNA CCGAGGAGCGGCCGTAGCGCAGGGCGTCCGAGGGCTCCACGGTTCCGCAGTAAAGCTTGGAGATTCCGATCATCGCATTAGGTCCTTTGGAATTGAACGCCCGTAACCTGGCGCAACTCGTTTTTGATCAGGTTGTTGAGATACTCTTCGGGGCTGAGCAGGGCCTGCTTGGAGATAAAAAAACGGTTTTTTCCCGATTTTTCCTGAACCAGCTTGAGACCTAATTCGAAGTCGGCGGAGAGCTTGCGACCCAACTCCTCCGGTGTGATGGTGGCAGTCAAAAACTGTCCCACCACAAAGTCGATGGCCTCTTCTTCGAGGACGATGTTGATGTCATGGCGCTTGAAAAAATTCAGTTCGATGTTTTTGGTTTCATCTATGAGCGCTTTGATTTTGCGCAGCACGCCGCCCACATCTTGAAGGTGCACGGCGTAGTGGGCCGCGGCCAGGGCGATGCGGGACTCGGTCAGGGTCAGGTTGTGCTTGTCCGTCAGGGTGCGGCTGTTGGTGCGGATGTAGTCGCGAACGTATTGGGTTTCGGCCTGGGCGATACGCTCGAAGGCGGCAGAACGTTGCGGGTCCCGGGGGGATGCCAGCCATTGCGCCAGGACCGCCTCCGGGGTTTGAATCACGGCCGCGGTCACCGGGAACCGCTGAATGTTCGTTGAGGGCAGGCGTTTTTCAAACGGCAGCAGCGCCTGCTCCACCGCGCTGACCAGCCCCCTGGCGCCGGTGTGCTCCTCAAAAGCCCGGCCGGCCAGAAGCCGTAGGGCCTCGTCGCTGAATTTGATTGCGATGCCGTAGGCGGCAAAGTCCATTTTTTTGCCGAGGATGATGGGATTGTTGGGGCTTTTGAGGATGGCGAAAAGGTCATCCTGCTCGAGGCTTTCAAAAACCGCACGCACCGGCAGCCTGCCGACGAATTCGGATTCGAACCCATACCGGATCAGGTCTTCCGACTTCAGATGCTGCAACAGGTGGGTGCCGTGGGTCGCCTTAGTCACGCTCGCCCCGAAGCCGATGCCCTGATCGGATACCCGCTTTTTGATAATGTCGATCAGCTCCGAGAATGCGCCGCTGACGATGAACAGGATGTGGCGGGTATTGACCGTGGTTTTTTCGCGCTTGCCGGTTTTGCGGTAGCGCTCGATCTCCTGGATCATTGAAATCGGGTCGTGGGGTACCTTGAGGTCCACATCGGTTTCTTCGAGCGGTTTCAGGAGCGCGCGCTGAACCCCCGTACGGGAAACGTCGGCGCCGATCAGGTTGCGGCTGGAGGCGATTTTATCGATCTCGTCGATATAGATGATGCCAAACTGGGCCCGCTCGATGTCGCCGTCCGCTTCGCGCACCAGATCGCGTACCAGGTCTTCGACGTCGCCGCCGACGTAGCCGGTTTCGCTGAATTTGGTGGCGTCCCCCTTGACCATCGGGACGCCGATTTTTTTGGCAATCAAGCGGATCATGTAGGTTTTGCCAACCCCGGTGGGGCCGAGCATCAGGACGTTGTTTTTGATGCTGCCCACCATCTCGCCGATTTCATCCGGGGAGGCGGCCATGTGGTTGATACGGTTGAAATGGGTGCAGATCTTGGTCGCCAGTACGGTTTTGGCCAGGTCCTGCTTGACGATGTACTGGTCCAAGTAGGCGACCAGTTCCTCTGGCTTGAGGTCGAAATAGACCGGTGAGGGGCGGGTGGCCGGTCCGGCGGAATCGGCTTCCGCTTTTTGGGCTGTCGCCACGGGGGAAATGATGCGAACACTGTCGCCAAATTTTTTGGACAGCAGCTCAACCATTTCTTTCTCGATTTCCTTGGGTGTGATGGCTTTTTCAGCAGGTGTTTTCATAACCACTATTGATAATCATGCCCATTTGGGAATTCAAGGCGGCCGCGGCGATCGGCACGCCGCCAAGGTCCCCGGGAAGCCGACCATCCGGCGGCAAATCAAGTCCCTCCATTGCGGCCGGCGACA from Desulfobacteraceae bacterium includes the following:
- a CDS encoding AAA family ATPase, with product MKTPAEKAITPKEIEKEMVELLSKKFGDSVRIISPVATAQKAEADSAGPATRPSPVYFDLKPEELVAYLDQYIVKQDLAKTVLATKICTHFNRINHMAASPDEIGEMVGSIKNNVLMLGPTGVGKTYMIRLIAKKIGVPMVKGDATKFSETGYVGGDVEDLVRDLVREADGDIERAQFGIIYIDEIDKIASSRNLIGADVSRTGVQRALLKPLEETDVDLKVPHDPISMIQEIERYRKTGKREKTTVNTRHILFIVSGAFSELIDIIKKRVSDQGIGFGASVTKATHGTHLLQHLKSEDLIRYGFESEFVGRLPVRAVFESLEQDDLFAILKSPNNPIILGKKMDFAAYGIAIKFSDEALRLLAGRAFEEHTGARGLVSAVEQALLPFEKRLPSTNIQRFPVTAAVIQTPEAVLAQWLASPRDPQRSAAFERIAQAETQYVRDYIRTNSRTLTDKHNLTLTESRIALAAAHYAVHLQDVGGVLRKIKALIDETKNIELNFFKRHDINIVLEEEAIDFVVGQFLTATITPEELGRKLSADFELGLKLVQEKSGKNRFFISKQALLSPEEYLNNLIKNELRQVTGVQFQRT